One region of Niallia sp. Man26 genomic DNA includes:
- a CDS encoding DEAD/DEAH box helicase encodes MTDFKSLGINDNAINLLRNRGIIEPSPIQKMVIPSILEGKDVIAQAQTGTGKTYAFALPIVQKLKKDADYIQALIVSPTRELAIQIAAEIEKVKPDYAEVLTAYGGQDVEKQLHRMKDNISIVVATPGRLIDYMKRGHIKLDRLKVLVLDEADQMLHIGFLEEVKYIMRKSAANRQTLMFSATISDNIKMLAKKYMKEAEYITAEKKQGPAVTVKQFSMHSTDRAKQGTLMSLITSFNPYMAVVFCRTKRRVSKLYEVLRNNGFECRELHGDLSQAKREQVMKDFRNVKFPILIATDVAARGLDIDGISHVFNYDIPADAESYVHRIGRTGRAGLEGFAITLYTSDDRQTLDMIEDELGIRIEKMQQLKKTDDKKVQEKKAPDSKRKTGFRAAQKAKAVQGRKKQSSNEDNKKQDSGKRNSNSGTRQEKGRTNGSNASRHTGSAVYKPKRSKKK; translated from the coding sequence TTGACAGATTTTAAAAGCTTAGGAATCAATGATAATGCAATAAACCTTTTGCGAAATAGAGGTATAATAGAACCTTCTCCTATTCAAAAAATGGTTATTCCATCCATTTTAGAAGGAAAAGATGTGATAGCACAAGCCCAGACTGGTACAGGTAAAACATATGCATTTGCTTTGCCAATCGTACAAAAGCTAAAAAAAGACGCAGACTATATTCAAGCATTGATTGTCAGCCCAACAAGAGAGCTAGCGATCCAAATTGCTGCCGAAATAGAGAAAGTGAAACCAGATTATGCAGAGGTGCTCACTGCTTACGGCGGGCAGGATGTAGAGAAGCAGCTGCATCGGATGAAGGATAATATCTCCATTGTTGTTGCAACACCAGGCAGATTAATCGATTATATGAAACGCGGCCACATTAAGCTCGACCGCTTGAAAGTGCTAGTGTTAGATGAGGCAGACCAGATGCTTCATATCGGCTTCTTAGAGGAAGTCAAATACATAATGCGTAAATCAGCAGCAAACAGACAAACTTTAATGTTCTCTGCAACGATATCAGATAATATTAAAATGCTTGCCAAGAAATATATGAAAGAAGCTGAATATATAACAGCAGAGAAAAAACAAGGTCCTGCTGTAACGGTAAAACAGTTTTCGATGCACTCAACAGACAGAGCGAAACAAGGAACATTAATGAGTCTAATTACATCCTTTAATCCTTATATGGCTGTTGTCTTTTGCCGTACGAAACGACGTGTAAGCAAATTGTATGAAGTTCTCCGAAACAATGGCTTTGAGTGCCGTGAATTACACGGTGACCTTTCCCAAGCGAAACGTGAACAAGTGATGAAAGATTTCCGTAATGTAAAGTTTCCAATTTTAATTGCTACAGATGTTGCAGCAAGAGGGTTGGATATTGACGGGATTTCACATGTATTCAATTATGACATCCCAGCAGATGCAGAAAGCTATGTGCACAGAATCGGACGTACAGGAAGAGCTGGCTTAGAAGGATTTGCGATTACTTTATATACTTCTGATGACAGACAAACATTGGATATGATAGAAGATGAGCTTGGCATTCGCATTGAAAAAATGCAGCAATTAAAAAAGACGGATGATAAAAAAGTTCAGGAGAAAAAGGCCCCAGACAGTAAACGGAAAACTGGCTTCCGTGCTGCGCAAAAAGCAAAAGCTGTTCAAGGAAGAAAAAAACAGTCTTCGAATGAAGATAATAAAAAGCAAGATAGTGGAAAAAGAAACAGCAATAGTGGAACAAGACAGGAAAAAGGGCGTACGAATGGTTCAAATGCAAGCAGGCATACAGGCAGTGCTGTCTATAAACCAAAAAGATCTAAAAAGAAATAA
- a CDS encoding branched-chain amino acid aminotransferase: protein MIKANMMKYIEKNATNSKISVLPLERAYVLENELAKEENIAVSELTDRLGQTYMELANKESDEVVKDNLPASFLNDKISLLKANLEEYLYIESDLFDIIQVEGLTLEVDSVFRKYDALFGFKAPKKQEAVIRAYFAEQLGEENSYSLMFNGQDGLWDVNLPIENVAGFTEDLTIAQALELFYQFMFGLGKKLEEK from the coding sequence GTGATTAAAGCAAATATGATGAAATACATTGAAAAAAATGCAACTAACAGTAAAATCTCCGTTCTTCCATTAGAAAGAGCATACGTACTTGAAAATGAATTGGCAAAGGAAGAAAATATCGCTGTAAGCGAGTTAACTGACCGACTTGGTCAAACTTATATGGAGCTTGCCAATAAAGAGAGTGATGAAGTTGTTAAGGACAACTTGCCTGCCTCTTTTTTGAATGACAAGATTTCACTATTAAAAGCAAATCTTGAGGAATACTTATACATCGAGTCTGATTTATTTGACATTATTCAAGTGGAAGGACTGACATTGGAAGTAGATTCTGTATTTCGCAAGTATGATGCATTGTTCGGCTTCAAGGCACCTAAAAAACAGGAAGCCGTAATCCGTGCCTATTTTGCTGAACAGCTGGGAGAAGAGAATTCTTACAGCTTGATGTTTAACGGACAGGACGGACTTTGGGATGTAAACCTTCCGATTGAAAATGTAGCTGGTTTTACAGAGGATTTAACAATCGCACAAGCGTTAGAGCTGTTTTACCAATTCATGTTTGGGTTAGGAAAAAAGCTGGAAGAGAAATAA